Proteins from a genomic interval of uncultured Flavobacterium sp.:
- a CDS encoding glycoside hydrolase family 3 C-terminal domain-containing protein, which translates to MKNKFIYFSAALTLMFFVSCKNEAQNSGSEAAQKEYQGKEIGSEHDAEIDKLISQMTLEEKIGMLHGNSMFTSGGVKRLGIPELKMADGPLGVREEISRDNWAPAGLTNDFATYYPAGGALAATWNAEMAYTFGSSVGQELRARDKDMLLSPAINMVRSPLGGRTYEYMSEDPFLNKKIAVPLVVGLQDNDVMACVKHFAANNQETNRDFVDVQIDERTLREIYLPAFEATVKEAHAYAIMGAYNKFRGEYLCENDYMLNKILRDEWGFKGVVVSDWAAVHSTVKSLESGLDIEMGTPKPFNEFFLADKLIAAAKNKEISEAEIDKHVKRILRVLFQVKAMGSKDRVKGSIATEAHYQDAYKIAAEAVVLLKNENNALPLKLDGVKSIAVIGNNATKKNSLGGFGAGVKTKREITPLEGLKNRLPSSIKINYAEGYLERYDVKNKGKLGDITLNGPVTVDQLDPAKVLEAVEAAKKSDVAIIFAGSNRDYETEASDRRNLKLPFGQEELIQKVLAVNPKTIVVMIAGAPFDIDAVSKKTSALVWSWFNGSEGGNALADVILGKVNPSGKLPWTMPKNIMDSPAHATNSFPGGKTVNYAEGILIGYRWFDTKNITPLYPFGYGLSYTTFAFENAKADKTSYAENETISVSVDVKNTGKVDGKEVVQLYAAKSDSKITRAAQELKGFSKVLVKAGASQTVTIKVPVKELAYYDVAAKKWTVEPGKYTLKLGSSSRDIKKEIALTIK; encoded by the coding sequence ATGAAAAACAAATTTATATACTTCTCGGCAGCGCTGACACTAATGTTTTTTGTTTCATGTAAAAATGAAGCACAGAATTCTGGTTCTGAAGCAGCTCAGAAAGAATATCAGGGAAAAGAAATTGGTTCAGAACATGATGCCGAAATAGATAAATTAATTTCTCAAATGACACTTGAGGAAAAAATTGGAATGCTGCACGGAAACAGTATGTTTACCAGCGGAGGCGTAAAACGTTTAGGCATTCCGGAACTAAAAATGGCTGACGGACCGCTTGGAGTTCGCGAAGAAATATCTCGTGATAATTGGGCTCCGGCAGGATTAACCAATGATTTTGCAACGTATTATCCGGCTGGCGGAGCGTTAGCAGCAACATGGAATGCTGAAATGGCTTATACTTTTGGAAGCAGCGTTGGACAAGAACTTCGCGCCAGAGATAAAGATATGTTACTTTCTCCGGCAATCAATATGGTAAGATCACCGCTTGGCGGAAGAACATATGAATATATGTCTGAAGATCCGTTTTTGAATAAAAAAATCGCTGTGCCATTAGTTGTAGGTTTACAAGACAATGATGTTATGGCTTGCGTGAAACATTTTGCAGCAAACAATCAGGAAACAAACCGTGATTTTGTTGATGTGCAGATTGACGAACGTACACTTCGTGAAATTTATCTTCCGGCATTTGAAGCAACAGTAAAAGAAGCTCATGCGTATGCGATCATGGGTGCTTACAATAAATTTAGAGGCGAATATTTATGTGAGAACGATTATATGCTCAACAAAATCCTTCGTGACGAATGGGGATTTAAAGGAGTTGTAGTTTCGGACTGGGCTGCGGTACATTCTACAGTAAAATCTTTAGAAAGTGGTTTAGATATTGAAATGGGAACACCAAAACCTTTCAATGAATTTTTCCTTGCAGATAAATTAATTGCTGCTGCGAAAAACAAAGAAATCTCAGAAGCAGAAATCGATAAACATGTAAAAAGAATTTTACGTGTCTTATTTCAGGTAAAAGCAATGGGAAGTAAAGACCGCGTAAAAGGAAGCATTGCAACCGAAGCGCATTATCAGGATGCCTATAAAATTGCTGCAGAAGCGGTAGTTTTATTGAAAAACGAAAACAACGCATTGCCATTAAAATTAGACGGAGTTAAATCTATTGCCGTAATTGGAAATAATGCAACAAAGAAAAATTCCCTTGGCGGATTTGGTGCAGGAGTAAAAACCAAAAGAGAAATTACACCACTTGAAGGTTTAAAAAACAGATTGCCATCATCTATTAAAATCAATTATGCCGAAGGATATTTAGAACGTTACGACGTGAAAAATAAAGGAAAATTGGGCGATATTACCTTAAATGGGCCCGTGACAGTTGATCAATTAGATCCTGCAAAAGTATTAGAAGCAGTAGAAGCCGCTAAAAAATCAGATGTTGCGATCATTTTTGCAGGTTCAAACCGCGATTACGAAACAGAAGCATCAGATCGTAGAAATTTAAAACTACCATTTGGACAAGAAGAATTAATTCAGAAAGTATTAGCTGTTAATCCAAAAACAATTGTTGTGATGATCGCCGGAGCACCTTTTGATATTGATGCAGTAAGCAAAAAAACTTCAGCATTAGTATGGAGTTGGTTTAATGGTTCAGAAGGAGGAAATGCTTTGGCAGATGTAATTTTAGGAAAAGTAAATCCGTCAGGAAAATTACCTTGGACCATGCCTAAAAATATTATGGATTCTCCTGCACATGCAACAAACAGTTTCCCTGGAGGAAAAACAGTAAACTATGCCGAAGGAATTTTGATAGGATATCGTTGGTTTGACACTAAAAATATTACGCCTTTATATCCTTTTGGTTACGGATTATCATACACCACTTTTGCTTTTGAAAATGCTAAAGCAGATAAAACTTCCTATGCAGAAAATGAAACAATTTCAGTTTCTGTAGACGTTAAAAACACAGGAAAAGTCGATGGAAAAGAAGTAGTTCAGTTGTACGCTGCAAAATCAGATTCAAAAATAACACGTGCTGCTCAGGAATTAAAAGGATTCTCAAAAGTCTTGGTAAAAGCCGGAGCTTCACAGACAGTTACCATTAAAGTTCCCGTAAAAGAATTAGCGTACTACGATGTTGCTGCTAAAAAATGGACAGTTGAGCCAGGAAAATACACTTTAAAATTAGGGAGTTCTTCAAGAGATATTAAAAAAGAAATCGCTTTAACAATCAAATAA
- a CDS encoding glycoside hydrolase family 97 protein, which yields MKNYLILPALLLSVSIGYSQKNKNAYELASPNGQNKIKFELVKNAPKYAVSHGKTEVITPSDLGFLLKGNEDFSTNFEIKNVKNSTFDETWEQVWGEKKNIRNHYNQLSVELQQKTGNKRKLEIQFRAFDDGVAFRYVYPKQNVKDSIFIMDEKTTFNLKEDGKAWWIPANRENRDEYLFEAAPVSKLDTVLTPLTIESKSGLALSFHEANLIDYASTTLVNNVGTQLKTDLVPWSDGVKVRVKDTFTSSWRTIQIGEKPTDLITSYLILNLNEPNKLKNTNSYFKPYKYLGIWWGMHIGKYTFWESDKQGATTKHAEEYMDFTAKEGFHHLLIEGWNKGWTPGWYENRMHMFSFTQNADNFDLEKVVEYGKKKNIELIGYHETGSNLINYLKQVDEGFALYKKLGIHTVKIGHVGSKLNMKEMHFGQFGVNYFRYILEKAAQYDLAVLYHESIKDTGERRTYPNMVSREAARGQEYNAWSEGNPPNHLSIIPFTRLLSGPMDFTPGIFDVEVKQGYPGKRIQGTVGQQLAIYVTTYSPIQMLADLPENYEGKPALQFLKDVPTDWEDTKVLNGEIGQYITTARKDRNSADWFLGSITNENPRDLEISLSFLDKKATYEAQIYADAEGTDQKHNPEAVAISKKTVKASDSLKLHLGGAGGTAIRFKKI from the coding sequence ATGAAAAATTACCTCATTCTTCCCGCTTTATTACTTTCAGTTTCGATTGGATACAGTCAGAAAAATAAAAACGCTTATGAACTAGCGTCACCAAACGGACAAAATAAAATCAAATTTGAGCTTGTAAAAAATGCTCCAAAATATGCCGTTTCGCACGGAAAAACCGAAGTCATTACGCCATCGGATTTAGGATTTTTATTGAAAGGAAATGAAGACTTCAGTACTAATTTCGAAATCAAAAATGTCAAAAACTCCACTTTTGACGAAACATGGGAACAAGTTTGGGGAGAGAAGAAAAATATCAGAAACCATTACAATCAGTTATCTGTAGAGTTACAGCAAAAAACAGGAAACAAACGTAAACTAGAAATTCAGTTTAGAGCTTTTGATGATGGAGTTGCATTTCGATATGTTTATCCAAAACAAAATGTAAAAGACAGTATTTTCATTATGGATGAAAAAACGACTTTTAATTTAAAAGAAGATGGAAAAGCATGGTGGATTCCGGCAAACAGAGAAAACCGTGACGAATATTTATTTGAAGCGGCTCCGGTTAGTAAACTGGATACCGTTTTGACTCCATTAACTATAGAAAGTAAAAGCGGATTAGCCTTGAGTTTTCATGAAGCAAATCTTATTGATTACGCCAGTACAACTTTGGTAAATAATGTTGGGACACAATTAAAAACCGATCTTGTGCCTTGGTCAGACGGAGTAAAAGTCCGTGTAAAAGACACCTTCACTTCATCTTGGAGAACCATCCAAATTGGTGAAAAACCAACAGATTTAATTACCTCTTATTTGATTTTAAATCTAAACGAACCAAACAAATTAAAAAACACAAACAGCTATTTTAAACCATACAAATACTTAGGAATTTGGTGGGGAATGCACATTGGGAAATATACTTTTTGGGAAAGCGACAAACAAGGCGCAACCACAAAACACGCCGAAGAATATATGGATTTTACGGCTAAAGAAGGTTTCCATCATTTATTGATCGAAGGCTGGAACAAAGGCTGGACTCCGGGCTGGTATGAAAACCGTATGCACATGTTTAGTTTCACCCAAAATGCAGACAATTTCGATTTAGAAAAAGTAGTCGAGTACGGAAAGAAAAAGAATATCGAATTAATTGGATATCACGAAACAGGTTCGAACCTGATTAATTACCTAAAACAAGTTGATGAAGGTTTTGCATTGTACAAAAAACTAGGAATCCATACCGTAAAAATTGGTCATGTAGGTTCTAAATTAAACATGAAAGAAATGCACTTCGGGCAATTTGGAGTAAATTACTTCAGATATATTTTAGAAAAAGCAGCACAATACGATCTAGCCGTTTTATACCACGAATCAATAAAAGATACAGGAGAACGTAGAACTTATCCAAATATGGTTTCGAGAGAAGCTGCACGCGGACAAGAATATAACGCTTGGAGCGAAGGAAATCCACCAAATCATTTAAGCATAATTCCGTTTACAAGATTACTTTCAGGACCAATGGATTTTACACCGGGAATCTTTGATGTTGAGGTAAAACAAGGTTATCCTGGAAAAAGAATTCAGGGAACAGTTGGGCAGCAATTGGCTATTTATGTAACAACATATTCTCCAATTCAAATGTTGGCTGATCTTCCAGAAAATTACGAAGGAAAACCAGCATTACAATTCTTAAAAGATGTTCCAACAGATTGGGAAGATACAAAAGTGTTGAACGGAGAAATTGGTCAATACATCACGACAGCCCGTAAAGACAGAAATAGTGCCGACTGGTTTTTAGGAAGTATCACAAACGAAAATCCAAGAGATCTTGAAATTTCATTATCATTTTTAGATAAAAAGGCAACATACGAAGCACAAATTTATGCCGATGCAGAAGGAACAGATCAAAAACACAATCCTGAAGCAGTAGCAATTTCAAAGAAAACAGTAAAAGCTTCAGATTCGCTAAAATTACATTTAGGCGGAGCAGGAGGAACAGCGATAAGATTTAAGAAAATATAA
- a CDS encoding alpha-xylosidase — protein MKKIQIASLSLFMGFGLLLSPKASAQIQNADVLNAPIDISKDFQNYLNTFYFADELASFDPATGKGTIKYLRYNYKTRQAFNNMMMKPDVEKPNEFPTTEYEVSPELPFEIQFVSDRTIRIKTTSGPQFHPQKESLMLVDGVAPNHPELWKYSKIEGGHKYTSKHGVVEILTKPWHVKIYDENGKLLTSTLHDTDFKNTYTPTLPFSYVRRNSDYSRSMGAAFSLEPDEKIFGCGESFTQFNKRGQKVVLWTDDANGIQNETMYKPIPFYMSSRGYGVFMHHSTPITVDFGRYFGSANEMYIGDDEADLFFFIGEPKDVLDQYTNLTGKAAMPPLWSFGFWMSRITYFSEKEGREVAKDLRKYKIPTDVIHFDTGWFDVDWRNNYEFAKARFPDATKMMSDLKEDGFHVCLWQLPYFTPKNTLFPEIMDKNLAVRDRKGNLPYEDAVLDFSNPETVTWYQAKLKKLFDEGVSVFKVDFGEAAPPDGIYHSGRTGFYEHNLYPLRYNKAVAEITQKEKGYTLIWARSTWAGSQRYPLHWGGDAETSNGAMSAELRGGLSLGLSGFSFWSHDVGGFATKSPENLYRRWAPFGMFTSHVRSHGEPPREPWLYSKEFLEGFRKADNMRYELMPYIYAQAKESSQKGLPMMRALFVEYPNDPGAWLVDNEYLFGSSILVAPLFEEVTERDVYLPEGTWIDYQTKKVYQSGWHKIKAGEVPIVVLVKDGTALPHIGLAQSTKDMDWSKLTLKVYASDKTTSATAKVFLPNDTAVQEIKLTKNGNNFDITANPLNGKTTFKTEWIK, from the coding sequence ATGAAAAAAATACAGATAGCATCTTTGTCGCTGTTCATGGGTTTTGGATTGTTGCTTTCGCCAAAGGCATCGGCACAAATCCAAAATGCAGATGTATTAAACGCTCCAATAGATATCAGCAAAGATTTTCAGAATTACCTGAACACTTTTTATTTTGCCGATGAATTGGCTTCTTTCGATCCGGCAACCGGAAAAGGAACCATAAAATATCTGAGATACAATTATAAAACACGTCAGGCTTTCAACAACATGATGATGAAACCTGATGTTGAGAAACCAAACGAATTTCCAACAACAGAATACGAAGTTTCACCAGAATTGCCATTCGAAATTCAGTTTGTTTCAGACAGAACTATCAGAATAAAAACAACTTCAGGTCCGCAGTTTCATCCGCAAAAAGAATCCTTGATGTTGGTTGACGGCGTTGCACCAAATCATCCTGAATTATGGAAATATTCTAAAATTGAGGGCGGACATAAATATACCAGTAAACATGGAGTTGTAGAAATTTTGACAAAACCGTGGCATGTAAAAATTTACGATGAAAACGGAAAATTGCTGACAAGTACACTTCACGATACCGATTTTAAAAATACATATACACCAACACTTCCATTCTCGTACGTTCGTAGAAACAGCGATTATTCAAGAAGTATGGGCGCAGCTTTTAGCTTAGAACCGGACGAAAAAATATTTGGTTGCGGAGAATCATTTACACAATTCAACAAACGTGGTCAAAAAGTTGTTTTATGGACAGATGACGCTAACGGAATCCAGAATGAAACCATGTACAAACCAATTCCGTTTTACATGAGCAGCCGTGGTTATGGAGTTTTCATGCATCATTCTACACCAATAACCGTCGACTTTGGAAGATATTTTGGAAGTGCAAACGAAATGTACATTGGTGATGATGAAGCCGATTTGTTTTTCTTTATTGGAGAACCAAAAGATGTCTTAGATCAGTACACCAATTTAACCGGAAAAGCTGCAATGCCGCCACTTTGGTCATTCGGTTTTTGGATGAGCCGTATTACTTATTTCTCAGAAAAAGAAGGAAGAGAAGTAGCAAAAGATTTACGCAAATACAAAATCCCAACCGATGTAATTCACTTCGATACAGGCTGGTTTGATGTAGACTGGAGAAACAATTACGAGTTTGCAAAAGCACGTTTCCCTGATGCAACAAAAATGATGTCAGATTTAAAAGAAGACGGTTTTCATGTGTGTTTATGGCAATTACCGTATTTCACACCAAAGAATACTTTGTTTCCTGAAATCATGGACAAAAACTTAGCTGTAAGAGATAGAAAAGGAAATCTTCCTTATGAAGATGCCGTTTTAGATTTCTCAAATCCGGAAACAGTAACCTGGTATCAGGCAAAATTGAAGAAATTATTCGATGAAGGCGTTTCAGTTTTCAAAGTTGATTTTGGAGAAGCTGCACCGCCAGACGGAATTTACCATTCAGGAAGAACAGGATTTTACGAACACAATTTATATCCGTTACGATATAATAAGGCTGTCGCCGAAATTACACAGAAAGAAAAAGGGTACACTTTAATTTGGGCAAGAAGCACTTGGGCAGGATCTCAACGTTACCCGTTACATTGGGGAGGAGATGCTGAAACTTCAAACGGAGCAATGTCGGCAGAATTACGCGGTGGACTTTCATTAGGTCTAAGCGGATTCAGTTTTTGGAGTCATGATGTTGGAGGATTTGCTACAAAATCTCCGGAGAATTTATACAGAAGATGGGCGCCTTTCGGGATGTTTACTTCACACGTAAGAAGCCACGGAGAACCTCCGCGCGAACCTTGGTTATACAGCAAAGAATTCTTAGAAGGATTTAGAAAAGCAGATAATATGCGTTACGAATTAATGCCATATATCTACGCTCAGGCAAAAGAAAGTTCTCAAAAAGGATTACCAATGATGCGTGCTTTATTTGTAGAATATCCAAATGATCCGGGAGCTTGGTTAGTTGACAATGAATATTTATTCGGGTCAAGTATTTTGGTAGCGCCGCTTTTTGAAGAAGTAACAGAAAGAGACGTTTACCTTCCGGAAGGAACATGGATTGATTATCAAACTAAAAAAGTGTACCAATCAGGATGGCATAAAATCAAAGCCGGAGAAGTGCCAATCGTAGTTTTGGTAAAAGACGGAACAGCATTGCCTCACATTGGTTTAGCACAATCTACAAAAGATATGGATTGGAGTAAACTAACATTAAAAGTATACGCAAGTGATAAAACAACTTCGGCGACAGCCAAAGTATTTTTACCAAACGACACCGCAGTTCAGGAAATAAAATTGACCAAAAACGGAAACAATTTTGACATAACTGCAAACCCATTAAACGGAAAAACCACTTTTAAAACAGAGTGGATAAAATAA
- the galB gene encoding beta-galactosidase GalB produces the protein MHKTKYLSHILSMLILVGIIFLSSCGKKEDAFVNRKVSFNTNWSFHLNDSIIDKDTIGTSTKWRTLDVPHDWSIEGKFDEKSPAGFGGGSLTGGLGWYKKNFKIPSEDINKTISITFDGVYKNSEVWVNGHYLGKRPNGYISFQYEISPYLNYGEKSNEIIVKVDNSKQPNSRWYSGSGIFRNVWLETTDKLHVAQWGTYITTPKVTAEKASVNFETNIQNQNTASKKAVITTTIFKDETKVTSVTQNITIGANANQTIKQNAEVESPILWSVEKPELYTAVTEISVDDKIVDQYKTNFGIRDFKFDVNKGFILNGKQVKIKGVCMHHDLGPLGSAINTRAIERQLEILKGMGVNGIRTSHNPPAPELLDLCDKMGFIVMDEAFDMWKQNKTKYDYANDWDKWHEKDLVDQLRRDRNHPSIFIWSIGNEIPEQWNETGVTIAKELAAIVRDYDKTRPLTAAMNPPVNMNIDAVTLQFEKKNVQFNAIAKSGVLDLIGYNYAHQTYQYHQKSFPGIPFIATETTSALETRGYYDAVSDSIKKWPVRWDLKFTDGNPGNTVSAYDQVQAPWGSTHEATWKVIKKYDFLSGMYIWTGFDYIGEPTPYEWPSVSSYFGIVDLAGFPKDVYYMYQSEWTDKTVLHVYPHWNWKAGQTVDVWAYYNNADEVELFVNGKSVGKRSKKGDDLHVMWKIPFQAGTLKAVSRKNGKVVLEKEIKTAENPSQLKLTADRSTIKADKKDLSFVTVEILDDKGTLVPNANNEVNFSLTGNGKIVGVCSGDPVSHESYKGSKHTALNGKCLVIIQSGDKTGRLELTAKANGLKPATIAITAE, from the coding sequence ATGCATAAAACAAAATATTTAAGTCACATACTTTCCATGCTAATCTTAGTTGGAATCATTTTTTTGAGCTCTTGCGGCAAAAAAGAAGATGCTTTTGTTAACCGAAAAGTCTCTTTTAATACTAATTGGAGTTTTCATTTAAATGATAGTATAATAGATAAAGATACAATTGGAACTTCAACCAAATGGAGAACCTTAGATGTTCCGCATGATTGGAGTATTGAAGGAAAATTTGATGAAAAAAGTCCTGCAGGATTTGGAGGCGGATCATTAACCGGAGGTTTAGGATGGTATAAAAAAAACTTTAAAATTCCTTCTGAAGATATAAATAAAACAATATCAATAACCTTTGACGGCGTTTATAAAAACAGCGAAGTATGGGTAAACGGACATTATTTAGGAAAACGTCCAAACGGATATATTAGTTTTCAATATGAGATTTCGCCATACCTAAATTATGGAGAAAAAAGCAACGAAATAATTGTTAAGGTTGACAATTCAAAACAACCAAACTCACGCTGGTATTCAGGATCAGGAATTTTTAGAAATGTTTGGCTTGAAACCACAGATAAACTTCATGTAGCACAATGGGGAACTTACATTACAACCCCAAAAGTTACTGCCGAAAAAGCCTCTGTTAATTTTGAAACTAATATTCAAAATCAAAATACAGCTTCAAAAAAAGCAGTAATTACCACAACCATTTTTAAAGATGAAACCAAAGTAACATCGGTTACTCAAAATATAACGATTGGCGCAAACGCAAATCAAACTATAAAACAAAACGCCGAAGTTGAATCGCCAATTTTATGGTCAGTTGAAAAACCGGAATTGTACACAGCAGTTACAGAGATTTCTGTTGATGATAAAATCGTCGATCAATACAAAACCAATTTCGGAATCAGAGATTTTAAATTCGATGTTAACAAAGGTTTTATTTTAAACGGAAAACAAGTAAAAATAAAAGGAGTTTGTATGCACCACGATTTAGGGCCGCTAGGTTCTGCAATCAATACACGTGCTATCGAACGTCAGTTAGAAATTCTGAAAGGAATGGGTGTAAACGGAATCAGAACTTCTCATAATCCGCCCGCTCCGGAACTTCTTGACCTTTGCGATAAAATGGGTTTCATTGTCATGGATGAAGCTTTTGATATGTGGAAGCAAAATAAAACCAAATACGATTACGCAAATGATTGGGACAAATGGCACGAAAAAGATTTAGTAGATCAATTGCGTCGTGACCGTAATCACCCAAGTATTTTTATATGGAGTATTGGTAATGAAATTCCGGAACAATGGAATGAAACTGGTGTAACAATCGCAAAAGAATTGGCAGCAATTGTACGTGATTATGATAAAACTCGACCACTTACAGCAGCAATGAATCCGCCGGTTAATATGAATATTGATGCAGTAACATTACAATTCGAAAAAAAGAATGTTCAGTTTAATGCCATTGCAAAATCTGGCGTTTTAGACCTAATTGGGTATAATTATGCACATCAAACCTATCAATATCACCAAAAGAGTTTCCCTGGAATCCCTTTCATAGCAACAGAAACCACTTCGGCGTTAGAAACTCGTGGTTATTACGACGCCGTTTCTGATTCGATTAAAAAATGGCCGGTAAGATGGGATCTTAAATTTACAGATGGAAATCCTGGTAATACCGTTTCAGCTTACGATCAGGTACAGGCACCTTGGGGTTCAACGCACGAAGCAACCTGGAAAGTGATTAAAAAATATGATTTCCTTTCAGGAATGTACATCTGGACAGGTTTTGATTATATCGGAGAACCAACTCCGTACGAATGGCCGTCAGTAAGTTCGTATTTCGGAATTGTTGATTTAGCGGGTTTCCCAAAAGACGTTTATTATATGTACCAAAGCGAATGGACAGACAAAACGGTGCTTCATGTTTACCCGCATTGGAACTGGAAAGCCGGACAAACTGTCGACGTTTGGGCATACTATAATAATGCCGATGAGGTTGAACTTTTCGTAAACGGAAAATCAGTTGGAAAAAGAAGTAAAAAAGGTGATGATTTACATGTAATGTGGAAAATCCCTTTTCAAGCCGGAACACTAAAAGCAGTTTCTCGTAAAAACGGAAAAGTTGTTTTAGAAAAGGAAATTAAAACAGCTGAAAATCCATCGCAATTAAAACTAACAGCAGACAGAAGTACCATTAAAGCAGACAAAAAAGATTTGTCGTTTGTGACAGTTGAAATTTTAGATGATAAAGGGACTTTGGTTCCAAATGCCAATAACGAAGTCAACTTTTCATTAACAGGAAACGGAAAAATTGTTGGAGTTTGCAGCGGAGATCCGGTAAGTCACGAATCGTACAAAGGTTCAAAACATACCGCTTTAAACGGAAAATGTTTAGTAATTATTCAGTCTGGCGATAAAACCGGAAGACTGGAATTGACCGCAAAAGCAAACGGATTAAAACCCGCAACAATTGCAATTACAGCAGAATAA